In Thermococcus sp. MV5, the genomic window GAGAAAGGTTCTCATAAAGAGAAAATGGTTCCATACGCATCACTTAAAAATAGAAGTGGTAAGGCAAAGGAAGAAAGATCAGATCAGTCCTCTCTCCTTCTTTCTCTGCCTCTTGAGTCTCCTAATCCTCTTTTTAATCCATTTCCACCTCATTCTTCCTTTCTTTTTCCATTTCCTTGGTCTTCTCTTCATGATGATCACCTCTATGATCGTTTCAGAGTATCCTCGCTTTGCTTGGTTTTTAAGCTTTTCCATCAAAAGATACCAGAGCATAGCAAAAATAAAAAAGACAAAATAAAGGAGATAAATAACGATTTTGACCAATCAGAACTTTTCCCTTATTCTGGATATACCACAGCTACGAAAAGAGTTAATAATCGATAAACAGAAACAAAAACTTTCCTTAATCCCTTTGTGATACTCACAATATTGATCTATACGTGTAAAGAGTTGTCAAGTACGTTAAGACCGTTAAAAGATCTTAAAATTTTGTTTTTTCAACTATTCCCCCCAGCCTCTCCCTGGACTCCCGATAAATTATTAACTGTTTATAAACCTAATAATTGTGAGGGGAGAAAATGAAAGTAGGCTTCATTCAGATGAAACCAAAACTTTTAGACTTAGATGCCAACTTAAGCAAAGCAGAGAAACTGCTTAAAGAAGCTGCAAAACAGGATGTTAAGCTTATTGTACTACCAGAACTCTTTGACACGGGATATAATTTTGAGACAAAAGATGAGGTTATGGAAATAGCTCAGCAAATCCCGGATGGTGAAACAACCCAATTTTTAGTCGAACGGGCAAAAGAACATGAAATATTCATCGTAGCTGGCACTGCAGAGAAAGATGAAAAGGGAAAACTTTACAATTCTGCCGTTATTGTAGGGCCCATTGGGGGAGGCTACATTGGAAAATACAGAAAAATTCACCTTTTTTACAGAGAAAAACTCTTTTTTGAACCAGGAAATCTTGGATTTCACGTATTTAATATTGGAATTGCTAAAATTGGAGTAATGATTTGCTTTGACTGGATTTTCCCTGAGGCCATGAGAACCCTAGCACTAAAGGGAGCTGACATTGTAGCACATCCAGCTAACCTTGTTCTCCCTTATGCTCCAAGGGCTATGCCAATAAGGAGTCTCGAGAACAGGGTATTCAGCATAACCGCAAACAGAATTGGAGAAGAGAGAGGATTGAGATTCATAGGAATGAGTCAGATAAACTCACCAAAAGCTGAAATTTTACTTAGGGCGAGTGAGGATAAGGAGGAAGTTGGTGTCGTCAAAATAAATGTTGAAGATGCCAGGAATAAAAAATTAAATGAATTTAACGACCTATTTAAAGATAGAAGGCCCGAATATTATATCCCCTGAGTCCGAAGGGGTGCGGAATGGGTGGACTCTTCAAAAATGATTATATAACAAAAGAACAGCCTTTATCCACTCAAGAAATTATTCAAAAAGGAATAGACAAAGAGACTTTAGATAAACTACTAGAACGAATTAAAGAAGGAGACCTCCCAACAAAAATCAGAACACTTCAGATATTGAATGAAAAAGTTAAACTTACGGATATAGAACAACGAAAAGAATTTTTAGAAAAAGGCTTGGAGATACTGCTAGAAAATCTCTTTGATGAAAATCAGAGAATCCAAGAACTAACCCTGAAAGTGCTGGAATCACTAATAAAGGGAATATCACTATCAGTTAACGCTTCCCTAAAAATTTTTGAAACAATTAGCATTCCACGCATACTAGAGGATGATTTTGTATTCCTACAGCTTGTAAATACATTCAAGGCTTTGAAGTTCATAAATCCTCATCCCTCTATTTTAAAGTGCCTTACTGAAATGACACTCTCAAGAGATGATAGAGTACGAGCCCTGGGAACATGGGGCCTCTGGAGGTTTTTGAATTCTACTAGAGATATCAGATCAACAGAAATTCTGGAAGGGATTTTATCAAAGATCCCCAGTCTGTTAGAGAGTGACGATGAAACTGTAGTGGAAGTTACACTTGAACTTATCAAGGAGATTGCAACAAGATACCAAGATTCAGGTGAAATTATTAGGAGATCATTTGCATGGATGAAAGCTATGCAAGAAGTTAGAAAATCCGGCAGCTGGCTTATAAAAAGTGAACTTGAAAAAACCATTAAATACCTCACTGAGCTTGTTCGTAATTACTATCGGATGAATATAAATGAGACATTTAAAGTGTTAGAAGAGTTGATTCATGAAGAAAGATACGAGGATGCAATAACTCTAGCAGGGATAATAGACAATGAAGATATTCTCAAATGGGTCTCTCATAAGATAAAAGAAATAAAAAGAGAGAAAAAAGCCGAGATCGAGACTCTTCCTAGGGTTGTGGGAGGACCTAAATATTTTAGCATTCCTCCAGATTTAAAGGATAAAACAATTTATATACCTAGTTTAAGCTCTCTAGCACTCAGAAAAAAGACAGTTAAAAATGATGAGAATGCAAATACCCAATTTGAATTGAGCAAAATGAAAAAAGAGCTTACAAACCTCATGACAAAACTAAGGAGCAGTGATCATGCAGAAATTATAGATGGTCTCTGGGAGCTCTATGAACTTTCCAATGAGATAAGCTCCCAAAACGTGGAGGAGTTTAAACTTTTTGTTCCCGAACTTCTTAGAATTTTATCCTCCACTGATAATGAATGGGTGGTAGATAAAACTGCGAAAATTCTTGCAAAGATATTAAGTATCCTTCCAAATTCGCAAGAATATATAAACAATATCGCCAAATTCTTGTTTTTAGAAGACAAACACAGAATGAGGGCCCTAATTTTCTTTAAATATTATCTAAAAAACAGGTGGGACGAGAGTGCATGGGAGCTGATATTAAAATATTTGCCCAGATTACTTACAAAAAAGAAAACTGCAATATGGACACTAGGAATCATGGAAATCATTATCGATACTATTCCACCCGAAGAAACGGAAAGGTTATGGGAATTGATGACGATTCTGGAGGATCTGCACTCCAAAGTACCGGAAATCGTGGAAAGAAGAACAAAAATTCTGATTGAAGAAATAAACAAAAAATTAAAAGACCAAAGAAACATAAGAATTAATGTAAAATCGGAATGATGAGTCTGGAGCCCCCTGAGTGATGAGGAAGTTTCGCGGGGCTGACCGTAATGATAAAAAGAATCCTCTGTAAGGACCTCTATCAGGAAATAGAGAGACTTGAACGTTCTATTATTGAGCTTGAAGAAGAAATAATTGAGTTAAAGACTCAACTTAACATGAAAACAGAAGAAGCTACTAGTCTTTACATTGAGAACCAGAGCCTAAGGCACAAAATAGAAAGACTAGAAAAAACACACAACCAGCTCATTGAAATGCTCAAGAAGATGAAAATACCCTTTGTAGTAATTGATGAGGACGAATTCAAGGATATAGAAGTTAACAAATAGAGTATTTTTATCTCTACTCCAAAGTTATGAAGCATCATTCAGACAAAGGCTTTTTAACATAAAGCACAACTCTTAGGTTAGAATTAGAAATGGTGATAATCATGGACATGAGTACTAGGATGTTCAAAGAGGAAGGATGGATAAGAAAAACGTGTAAAGTGTGTGGGAAGCCATTCTGGACCCTAGATCCAGATAGAGAGACATGCGGAGATCCACCTTGTGATGAGTATGAGTTCATCGGAAACCCAGGAATTCCAAAGAAATATACTCTAGATGAGATGAGAGAGGCATTTCTAGGCTTTTTTGAGAGAAACGGACATGGAAGAGTAAAACGTTATCCAGTACTCCCTAGATGGAGAGATGATGTTCTTCTAGTTGGTGCAAGCATTATGGACTTCCAACCATGGGTTATAAGTGGAGAAGCCGAGCCCCCAGCAAACCCCTTAACTATTTCGCAACCCTCAATTAGATTTACTGACATTGACAACGTGGGTATCACTGGAAGACACTTTACAATCTTCGAAATGATGGCACATCACACTTTCAACTATCCTGGAAAACCGATATACTGGATGGATGAGACTGTTGAGTACGCTTATGAGTTCTTTACTAAAGATCTAGGTATGAAAGGAGAGGATATAACTTTCAAAGAAAACCCATGGGCCGGAGGTGGAAATGCTGGACCTGCTTTTGAAGTGCTTTACCGTGGCCTAGAAGTGGCAACCCTTGTTTTCATGCAATATAAATTAGCCCCACCTGATGCAGATCCATCTCAAATAGTGGAGATAAAAGGAGACAAATACATCCCCATGGATACGAGAGTAGTTGACACTGGTTACGGTCTGGAGAGACTCGTATGGATGAGCCAAGGGACACCAACAGCCTATGATGCCGTCCTTAAATATGTTGTTGAGCCGCTCAAGAGACTGGCAGGAGTGGAGAAGATAGATGATAGAATCCTAATGGAGAACTCCCGCCTTGCTGGAATGTTTGACATAGAAGATATGGGCGACCTGAGAGTATTGAGAGAGACTGTTGCTAAAAAGGTTGAAATTGCTCCAGACGAACTTACAAGACTCGTTAGACCATACGAGCTTATCTATGCAATAGCAGATCATACAAAAGCTCTCACCTTCATGCTGGCCGATGGAGTTGTTCCATCAAATGTAAAAGCCGGTTATCTGGCAAGACTTCTCATAAGAAAGAGTATAAGACATCTCAGAGAGCTTGGTTTAGAAATCCCCCTCAGTGAAATAATGGCACTGCACATAAAAGAACTCCACAAGACATTCCCAGAATTCAAAGAGATGGAAGATGTCATCTTAGACATGGTAAATGTTGAAGAAAAGAAATATGCCGAAACTTTAGAAAGAGGTAGTGGACTTGTCAAGAGAGAAATAGACAAACTCAAAAAACAGGGCATTGGAGAACTTCCACTTGATAAACTCATGCTCTTCTATGAAAGCCATGGATTAACTCCCGAGATTGTAAAAGAAATAGCCGAAAAAGAGGGTATGAGGGTCCATGTTCCAGATAACTTCTACAGCCTAATTGCAAAAGAGGCCGAGAAGACTGCCAAAAAAGAAGAGGGAGAACAAAAGATAATAGATTTTGAACTTGTTCAGAATTTACCAGATACAAGGACGCTCTATTACGAAGACCCATTTATGAGAGAATTTGATGCAAAAGTCCTCAGAGTTATTGAAAATTGGGTTGTCCTAGATGCCACAGCGTTCTATCCCGAAGGTGGTGGACAACCGTGTGATTTGGGAGAGTTGAATGGCATTGAAGTCATAGACGTTCAAAAGATAGGAAAAGTAATACTGCATAAGGTCAAGAACCCAGAGAAATTCAAGGAAGGCGAAGTTGTGCATGGGAAGATTGCCTGGCAAAGGAGAATACAACATATGAGACACCACACTGGAACCCACGTTCTTATGGGGGCCCTTGTTAGAGTTCTTGGAAAGCATGTATGGCAGGCCGGTTCCCAGTTAACCACTGATTGGGCAAGATTAGACATAGCTCACTACAAGCGCATCAGTGAGGAGGAACTTAAGAAAATAGAACTTCTAGCAAACAAGATTGTTATGGAAGATAGAGAGGTAAAATGGGAGTGGCTTCCAAGAACAGAAGCAGAACAAAGATATGGTTTCAGACTCTACCAGGGCGGTGTGGTACCCGGAAGAACAATTAGAGTACTTAATATCAAAGACTGGGATGTTCAAGCATGTGGTGGTACCCACTTATCAAGGACAGGGTTAATTGGACCGATAAAAATCTTAAGAACAGAAAGAATCCAAGATGGTGTTGAGAGAATAATATTCGCATGTGGTGAAGCCGCTATTAAGAAATGGCAAGAAGAAGGAGAGATTTTACGCAAAACAAGCGAAGTCTTTAGAGTACCACCGGAAAAATTACCCGAAACTGCCGAAAGGTTCTTTGAAGAGTGGAAACAAGCAAGAAAAGAAGTGGAGAAACTAAACAAAGAGCTTGCAAAGCTTTTAGTCTATGAACTCGAGAGTAAAGTGGAAAGAATTGGAGAAGTAGAGTTCATTGGAGAGATAGTAGAAGGAGAAATAAATCACTTAAGGGAAGCAGCACTCAAACTCAAGAAAGCGAACCGTATTGTAGCGTTAATAAGCGAGGATACAAACGCAGTCGTGATCAGCGTTGGAGACGATCTACCACACAAAGCCGGTGATTTAATAAGGACAATAACAAAAGTCGCTGGTGGAGGCGGTGGAGGCAAGAAGGATCTTGCCCAAGGAAAGATAAAGAACATTTTAAAGGCTAAAGAAGCCATAGAAGAGCTTAAAAAAGCTCTTTAATTTTCCAACTTTTTGGAGGGTTTTAAAATTAAGATAAAAGCTCTCACCAATGAGATAATTGAAATCTCAGAAATGATGGGATTTAAGGCCGTAAAGGAGCTCTCTACTAGAGATGGTGCCCGAATAGATTTAGCTATTCTGAAAGAAAACGAAAAAATCCTAGCAATTGAATTCGAAAATTCCTATAAATGGATAAAGCAGAGAGTTCTTTACAACACAATAAAAGCCCATAGAGATGGATTCAACAGGCTTTGGATCGTATATCCCTTCAACAATAAACCCCTAAAAAATAGCTGGGTTGGAAGCTTTATAGAGGAACTTGGAGTAGAAATCGAAGTTATTCATCCTAAAGAGATTGGAAAAAAACTAAAAGAATTTTTAAAATCACTATAATCCCGTGGGATTATCAATAAACACAGTTTTAACCTCAAATTTCTCTCTTAAGAGGGGCATAAGGGCCTTAACTCCAAGAGTTTCAGTTGCATAGTGTCCAGCAGCAATAACGCTGAGCCTTCCTTCTTTGGCCTTGTGATAATCATCGTGTAAAAATTCGCCGGTTATGAAGAGATCCATCCTCTTCTCAATAGCCTCGGGTATAGCAAAGCCTCCCCGACCGCTTACAACGGCAAGGGTTTTTATTTCCTCAACCCCGAATTCATAAGCCTTTACATAATCTACCTTCAGTTTCTCTACAAGAATTTGAGCTATTAAAGGAAGAGGCTTTGGCTCCTTAAACTCCGCCATGTACCCAATGCTTAAGCCATTGTACTCTCCGAAGGATTCTTTGGGCTCCAAGTCCAAAAGCTTCAAAAGTTGAGCGTTATTGCCAACCTCTGGATGGACATCGAGGGGGAGGTGAGCGGCGTAAAGGTTTATTTCATTTTCAAGAAGAAACTTGAGTCTCTTCTGCACGAGCCCTCTAACGTACTCTATCCCTCCCCATATTAAGCCGTGATGAACTATCAACATATCTGCTCCTAGAGCCTTAGCTTTCACAAAGGTATCCATGCAGGCATCGACTGCAAAGGCAATCTTTTCTACTTCTTCTTTCCCCTCAACTTGCAGTCCGTTGCGGGATTTATCGGGAAAAGCATTTATGTCTAGGTATGCATCAAGGAATGCCACAATCTCATCTTTGAGTACCATTTTCTTCACCTCTTAATAATTGCTTTTAACATGTTTAAATGTTTTTCATAATACTCGACAATTATCTAAAATCTACCAACTATAGCCGAAAATTTTAAATACAGAAATGTAAAAGTTCCTATTTGGTGAAACCACATGAACAAAGTAGGACAAAACCTATACGAAATTTTCGGAGAAGTTATAGCAGAACACGACTTTCTAAAAGCATTTTTAATTACAGGCATATCAGCATTTTTAATGTACTTCAGCGCTTGAATTGTTTGAGCCTCTCGTGGTTAATTTTATTCCAGATTACTGCCGTTGCTTGGGCCAACTCGAAAAGGATTCTTTCTTGACCCTTTGAGGGCTGGAGTTTTACCGTTACCGAACGCTTCATTTTAAAGTATGGTATAGATTTTAAGCTTTAAAAAGTATCTCTTTCCCACTCAACAGCTTAATCCTTCGAACACTTTACCCCGCCCTAAAGGGCGAGGTTTGAGAAGAGTGTCAAAAGCCAAAATACTTGCACTGCTGGCAATATTCCCCTTTGCAATGCTTATTCAAGGACTCAGAGGATTGTATGGACAATCAGCCTTCATAAGTATCTTCTTGGCTATTACTATAGGCCCAATACTCTACGAGCTTTTAACCCTAATCTCTCCAAATAACCACCGCCTAAAGCGCGAGGATTATGCACGGATTAAGCTCGTAAAGACTGGAAAGATTTCACTAAACCCCCTTCACCATCTCACAAAAGCTGAAGTTACTCTTTCATCGGTCTTAGCTGGATTAAGTAGCATCCTAGCAACTTTCATGAGTCCCGTTGGATTAACGGTTCTCTTCGGCGATCTCACAAAGGAAAGCCAAAAAGACGAGCTTAAGGGATCTCTCATGGCATATGCAGTGAGAGACGCTATAAAGAACGCTACTTACATTGGAGGAACGTTGATACCCCTTATAGCATTAGGAGTTCCCACTGGTCCAATGTCCGCTGGTCCAGCACATCCATTCTTTGCTGAACTCGCAGCATTTGGAGGAGCCACACCGAGAGATGTCCTACTCCAGAGGTATTCAACCCCAACCATAATGCTTGTAACAATTTATGCAACTATATTTGCCGCATTCCTTGCATACTTCATATTGATCAAGTACTCAAAGCAATTAACTAGGTTTGTCTTCAAAAAAGTGCCTGCAGAAGCATTGTATGCTATATTCTTAGCAATAGTACTGGTGTTAGCATACAATGACGCAGGAATTGCAGGAATCTTTGGTTCAATCCTAGTGGGCCTTATCTCAGCGACATTTGTTAGAAACGGTGTCTCAATTGGAATACTCTTCATGGTGCTAGTTGCTGCACCATATCTTGTAGGATTGCTCTTTTGAGGCACTTTGCTTCCCTTTATTTTATTGCACAAAAACTTTTAAGCTTCCCACTTTTTTTCCTAAGTGAGCTGCAAGGTGAGAAGCATGGAAGAAAAATATCAAAAAGCCTGTGAAGAAATTGCAAAGGTCTTAATAAGTGGCGAGATTAAAGATAGGGATGAGCTTAACAAATTT contains:
- a CDS encoding initiation control protein YabA → MIKRILCKDLYQEIERLERSIIELEEEIIELKTQLNMKTEEATSLYIENQSLRHKIERLEKTHNQLIEMLKKMKIPFVVIDEDEFKDIEVNK
- the alaS gene encoding alanine--tRNA ligase, with amino-acid sequence MDMSTRMFKEEGWIRKTCKVCGKPFWTLDPDRETCGDPPCDEYEFIGNPGIPKKYTLDEMREAFLGFFERNGHGRVKRYPVLPRWRDDVLLVGASIMDFQPWVISGEAEPPANPLTISQPSIRFTDIDNVGITGRHFTIFEMMAHHTFNYPGKPIYWMDETVEYAYEFFTKDLGMKGEDITFKENPWAGGGNAGPAFEVLYRGLEVATLVFMQYKLAPPDADPSQIVEIKGDKYIPMDTRVVDTGYGLERLVWMSQGTPTAYDAVLKYVVEPLKRLAGVEKIDDRILMENSRLAGMFDIEDMGDLRVLRETVAKKVEIAPDELTRLVRPYELIYAIADHTKALTFMLADGVVPSNVKAGYLARLLIRKSIRHLRELGLEIPLSEIMALHIKELHKTFPEFKEMEDVILDMVNVEEKKYAETLERGSGLVKREIDKLKKQGIGELPLDKLMLFYESHGLTPEIVKEIAEKEGMRVHVPDNFYSLIAKEAEKTAKKEEGEQKIIDFELVQNLPDTRTLYYEDPFMREFDAKVLRVIENWVVLDATAFYPEGGGQPCDLGELNGIEVIDVQKIGKVILHKVKNPEKFKEGEVVHGKIAWQRRIQHMRHHTGTHVLMGALVRVLGKHVWQAGSQLTTDWARLDIAHYKRISEEELKKIELLANKIVMEDREVKWEWLPRTEAEQRYGFRLYQGGVVPGRTIRVLNIKDWDVQACGGTHLSRTGLIGPIKILRTERIQDGVERIIFACGEAAIKKWQEEGEILRKTSEVFRVPPEKLPETAERFFEEWKQARKEVEKLNKELAKLLVYELESKVERIGEVEFIGEIVEGEINHLREAALKLKKANRIVALISEDTNAVVISVGDDLPHKAGDLIRTITKVAGGGGGGKKDLAQGKIKNILKAKEAIEELKKAL
- a CDS encoding tripartite tricarboxylate transporter permease, whose product is MSKAKILALLAIFPFAMLIQGLRGLYGQSAFISIFLAITIGPILYELLTLISPNNHRLKREDYARIKLVKTGKISLNPLHHLTKAEVTLSSVLAGLSSILATFMSPVGLTVLFGDLTKESQKDELKGSLMAYAVRDAIKNATYIGGTLIPLIALGVPTGPMSAGPAHPFFAELAAFGGATPRDVLLQRYSTPTIMLVTIYATIFAAFLAYFILIKYSKQLTRFVFKKVPAEALYAIFLAIVLVLAYNDAGIAGIFGSILVGLISATFVRNGVSIGILFMVLVAAPYLVGLLF
- a CDS encoding Nif3-like dinuclear metal center hexameric protein; this encodes MVLKDEIVAFLDAYLDINAFPDKSRNGLQVEGKEEVEKIAFAVDACMDTFVKAKALGADMLIVHHGLIWGGIEYVRGLVQKRLKFLLENEINLYAAHLPLDVHPEVGNNAQLLKLLDLEPKESFGEYNGLSIGYMAEFKEPKPLPLIAQILVEKLKVDYVKAYEFGVEEIKTLAVVSGRGGFAIPEAIEKRMDLFITGEFLHDDYHKAKEGRLSVIAAGHYATETLGVKALMPLLREKFEVKTVFIDNPTGL
- a CDS encoding nitrilase; translated protein: MKVGFIQMKPKLLDLDANLSKAEKLLKEAAKQDVKLIVLPELFDTGYNFETKDEVMEIAQQIPDGETTQFLVERAKEHEIFIVAGTAEKDEKGKLYNSAVIVGPIGGGYIGKYRKIHLFYREKLFFEPGNLGFHVFNIGIAKIGVMICFDWIFPEAMRTLALKGADIVAHPANLVLPYAPRAMPIRSLENRVFSITANRIGEERGLRFIGMSQINSPKAEILLRASEDKEEVGVVKINVEDARNKKLNEFNDLFKDRRPEYYIP